Proteins from one bacterium genomic window:
- a CDS encoding septum formation initiator family protein has product MNRSAKNKKFRQKLVLALTLVITGVVVVSFGLGNYGWIKTIKMHKRQASLKRQIMVNLAHNEILKREIRLVQENRLVIEALVRENLGMVKPGEVSYRFYSSDSLNRKR; this is encoded by the coding sequence ATGAACCGTTCGGCTAAAAATAAAAAATTCCGTCAAAAGCTGGTGCTGGCCCTGACCCTGGTGATCACCGGAGTGGTGGTGGTTTCCTTTGGCCTGGGGAATTACGGCTGGATCAAGACCATCAAAATGCACAAACGGCAGGCCTCCTTAAAAAGGCAGATAATGGTCAACCTGGCCCACAACGAGATCCTGAAGAGGGAGATCCGGCTGGTCCAGGAGAACCGGCTGGTGATAGAGGCCCTGGTGCGGGAGAACCTGGGAATGGTGAAGCCCGGAGAGGTCTCCTACCGGTTTT